The Mesorhizobium opportunistum WSM2075 DNA window GTGCCGATCAACCGACAGACAAGATTCATTGACATCTTCGCTGAATGGCGGCTGCCGGTGATCCTGTGCGCCCGCACCGAGCTCGGCACCATCAACCACACTCTGCTGTCCATCGAAGCCCTGCGGGCTCGCTCCATCCCGCTGATCGGCGTTGTCTTCATCGGTGAAGAGGCGGCCGATACGCAAAGGACAATCACCGAGTTCGGCGCGGTGCGTCGGCTCGGCAGACTGCCGCACCTGGCTCCACTCACGCGCGAAACTCTGCGAGAGGCGATGGTTGCCGGCTTCGACCTCGCCCAGATTGCCGGAGGCGAATGATGTCGCGGTCGCGCGTCTGGCATCCATTCACCCAGCATGCGATCGAGCCGCCCATCCCGTCGATCGTCAGCACCGACGGAGCTTGGCTACAGACGAATGACGGACGGCGTATCCTTGATGCAATCTCCTCCTGGTGGGTGGTCACACACGGCCACCGCCAGCCACGGATCATGGAAGCGATCCGGATCGCGACCGGGATGCTTGACCAGGTGATCTTCGCCGGCCTCACCCATCAGCCGGCAGAGCAATTGGCCTCGGCGCTGATCGAAATGGTACCGCCAGGCCTCGACTGGGTCTTTTATTCCGACAGCGGCTCCACGAGCGTTGAAGTCGCGCTGAAGATGGCACTCGGCTATTTCCGCAACATAGGCGCGCCGCGCTCGCGCATCATCGCCATGGAACACAGCTATCATGGCGACACGATCGGCACGATGAGCGTCGGCGCCCGGGGCGTGTTCAATGCCGCCTACGAACCGCTATTGTTCGAGGTCGACACCATTCCTTTTCCGGCCGCGGGGCGCGAGCAGGAAACGCTGGATCGTTTCGAGACCCTGTCTCTTGACCGCCGCGCCGCCGCGCTCATCATCGAGCCGCTCGTGCTTGGCGCCGGCGGCATGCTGATGTATCCGGCCTGGGTGCTGGCGGAATTGAAGCGGATCGCTGAAGCGTCCGGCACGCTCTTGATCGCCGACGAAGTGATGACCGGCTGGGGGCGCACCGGAACCATATTCGCCTGCGAGCAGGCATCGATCTCACCGGACATATTGTGCACCTCGAAGGGCTTGACTGGCGGCGCCGTCCCGCTGGCAGCCACGCTCGCCAGCGATGCCATCTTCCAGGCCCACTATTGCGTGGACCGAAAGAAGACCTTTTTCCACTCAAGTTCCTACACCGCCAATCCGATCGCCTGCGCGGCCGCACTTGCCAATGTCGAGGTCTGGCGATGCGAGCCGGTCGCCGAGCGGATTGCGGCCTTAAGTGCGAGACAGGCCGCTGGCCTGCAACGCTTCCAAAACAATCCCTTCTTCACCGAGAGCCGAGCGAACGGCACGATCCTAGCTCTCGATCTGCGCACCGGCTCGGCCGGATATCTGGCGGAGATCGGGCCGAAACTGCGCGCTTTTTTCCTCGAGCGTGGCATGCTGGTGCGCCCGCTCGGAAATGTCCTCTATCTTTTGCCGCCCTATTGCATCACCGGCGACGAACTGGACGGGCTCTATGACGCCATAGAGGAGGCCGGCGAATGCTTCGGTTCGCGATCATGAACCGGTCGTCGCGCATCGTCGGCTTCGGTCATCACGCGCCGGCGCGCAAGGTCGAGAACGCGGAAATCGAAGGTCGTCTCGGGCTCGAACCCGGCTGGATCGAGCGGCGCACCGGGATACGGTCGCGCTTCTGGGCAACGGGCGAAGACACATTATCGAGCCTTGCCGCGCGCGCCGGCGACATGGCGCTGGCGAATGCCGGTGTCGAGCGTGACGATATCGGCCTGCTGTTGCTGGCGACGTCCACGCCCGACCATCTACTGCCGCCGAGCGCGCCGCTGGTGGCCCACCGGCTGGGACTCGACCGCGCCGGTGCGGTTGACCTGACGGGCGCCTGCGCCGGCTTCATCTATGCCTTGATGTTGGCGGATGGGTTCACCCGCCTCCATGGCAAAGCGAGCTTGGTGATTGCCGCCAATATCCTCAGCCGCCGGATCAATCCGGCCGAGCGCGCAAGCGCGGTGCTGTTTGCGGATGCCGCCGGCGCGGTGGTGGTTGCCCCGTGCAAAGAGCCGGACCGAGGCATTCTCGGCGCGGCGCTGGCCTCGGACGGCTCGCGCTACGGGCTGATCCAGATTCCCGCCGGCGGAAGCAACACGCCGTTTCATGGCGAGCTGGACCTCGAGCAAACCCGGATGACCATCAGTGACGGGCGTGAAGTGTTCGCCAGGGCTGTAGAGATGATGACTGACTGCTCGAGAGGTGCGCTCGGGGCCGCCCAAATGCCGCCGCACCAGATCGATCGTTTCGTGCCGCACCAGGCCAATGCCCGCATCTTCGATGCGGTCGGCAGGAATCTGGGCATAGCGGATGATGCAATTATCAAGACGATTGCCGACTACGGCAACTCTTCGGCCGCGACGATCCCGCTCTCGCTCTCGCTTTCGCATCGGGTGCAGCCGTTTCGGCCAGGCGAAAAGATTCTTCTTGCGGCGGCCGGTGCCGGTCTCAGCGGAGGCGCACTCGTCATAGGAATTTAGCCGTACGCGGTCATGCACAGGATCCGTCACCGATGACACGAACGAACGGGCGCACGAAAAAATGGTCGCCGGCAAGCTTCATGGGCGCTGGCGTGGTCAGGCCAGAGCGATCAAAGTTGCAGACGATTCTGTCGATCAGCACGATCGGCAATGCTGTCTTTCCGGGTTGTCGGCGCCAGCATGGGAGAGCGGAGCCAGCAGAGTTCATCACCCCTCCTCACCTCGACGAAGTCCTCCTGGTCGATAAGTCCGGCCCTTCTGGTCCATAGATCAATATTGTAGCGGCAGCACCGGCAGCCGAGAATTGAACAAGCGGCCCCTCGAAGGCAATGATCATGCAGTCCGAAAACAATACCCATCTGCCTGCCTCAGCAACGCTCGCTCCCTTTCGAAACCCGGTGTTTCGCTCGATCTGGACCGCCACACAAATTTCCAGCCTGGGCTGGCTCGTGCAAACGGTGGCCATCAGTTGGCTGATGGCCACTATTTCCGCTTCGGACCTGATGGTTGCGCTCGTGCAGGCTGCATCCACCTTGCCGGTGTTCCTCCTCTCAATCGTTGCCGGAGCCATTGCCGACAATTTCAGCCGCCGATGGGTGATGTTTGCGGGGCACTGCCTGATAGCATTGGCTTCAACGACGCTGATGATATCCGTGGGTCTGGGATTTGCCAGTCCATGGCTAATTCTCGCATTGGGTTTCCTGGCCGGCTGCGGCTTTGCCTTGAATGATCCGGCCTGGCACGCATCTGTTGGCGATATCCTTCACAAAAGGGACATCCCGGCCGCGGTCACCCTGATGTCCGTAGGATACAACATTGTGCGCAGCGTTGGTCCGGCTTTGGGGGGCGTGGTCTTGGCATTTCTTGGACCGCTTGCCGCTTTCGCCTTGGCAGCGCTGAGTGATCTGGCGCCGCTAACCGCGATATGGCGCACACGATGGAACGTTCGCACTTCCCCTCTCCCTCGTGAACGCATGACGATGGCAATTCACGACGGAGTGCGCTTCACTGTGATGTCCCTGGAGATCAGGGCAGCGATTGCCCGTGCAACCCTTTTCGGCCTGGCAAGCATCTCCATCCTTGCATTGCTGCCTCTATTTGTCCGGGACCAGCTGAAGAGCGGCCCGATTATCTACGGCATCTTGCTGGCCGGCTTCGGGATGGGTGCTTTCATTGCGGGCATGAGCAATAGCTTTCTAAGGCGGATCACGTCTCAAAACAGGCTGGTGTCCTTCGCCTCCGTCGCTTGTGCGGCATGTTGCCTTTCGCTTGCACTCACATCATCGGTCCCCGTGGCGGCCGTTTCGCTGGCACTTGGCGGCGCGGGTTGGCTCATCACCTGGACTGGGATCGACGTGTCGGTGCAACTGGCAAGCCCCAGATGGGTGGTCGGCCGCACATTGTCGATCTACTACGCCTTGAGCGCAGGCGGGATGGCGGCTGGCAGCTGGATCTGGGGTACTGTCGCACAGAACTACTCCTTAGGCTGGGCTTTGGAGGGCGCCGCAGGCGCTCTGTTGCTGGTTGCGGCTGCGGGAATGCTGTTTCCCGTCGGTCCATGGGAGGAAACGGATCAGGAAAGTTCGGATTTTCGCCCGCCGGAGCTGGCACTCGACTTGAAGCCCAGAAGTGGACCCATAGTGGTCAAGGTGGAGTATCGGATACCCGAAGAGAATATCGAG harbors:
- the bioD gene encoding dethiobiotin synthase, translating into MSKRIVVTGTDTGIGKTVFAAGLAGLLDGFYWKPVQSGLDEETDSEVVERLAGLPSGRVLPEAHRLKSPLSPHRSAEIDGVSIEAADLAFPVLPTPLVIEGAGGLMVPINRQTRFIDIFAEWRLPVILCARTELGTINHTLLSIEALRARSIPLIGVVFIGEEAADTQRTITEFGAVRRLGRLPHLAPLTRETLREAMVAGFDLAQIAGGE
- a CDS encoding adenosylmethionine--8-amino-7-oxononanoate transaminase, producing the protein MSRSRVWHPFTQHAIEPPIPSIVSTDGAWLQTNDGRRILDAISSWWVVTHGHRQPRIMEAIRIATGMLDQVIFAGLTHQPAEQLASALIEMVPPGLDWVFYSDSGSTSVEVALKMALGYFRNIGAPRSRIIAMEHSYHGDTIGTMSVGARGVFNAAYEPLLFEVDTIPFPAAGREQETLDRFETLSLDRRAAALIIEPLVLGAGGMLMYPAWVLAELKRIAEASGTLLIADEVMTGWGRTGTIFACEQASISPDILCTSKGLTGGAVPLAATLASDAIFQAHYCVDRKKTFFHSSSYTANPIACAAALANVEVWRCEPVAERIAALSARQAAGLQRFQNNPFFTESRANGTILALDLRTGSAGYLAEIGPKLRAFFLERGMLVRPLGNVLYLLPPYCITGDELDGLYDAIEEAGECFGSRS
- a CDS encoding beta-ketoacyl-ACP synthase III — encoded protein: MNRSSRIVGFGHHAPARKVENAEIEGRLGLEPGWIERRTGIRSRFWATGEDTLSSLAARAGDMALANAGVERDDIGLLLLATSTPDHLLPPSAPLVAHRLGLDRAGAVDLTGACAGFIYALMLADGFTRLHGKASLVIAANILSRRINPAERASAVLFADAAGAVVVAPCKEPDRGILGAALASDGSRYGLIQIPAGGSNTPFHGELDLEQTRMTISDGREVFARAVEMMTDCSRGALGAAQMPPHQIDRFVPHQANARIFDAVGRNLGIADDAIIKTIADYGNSSAATIPLSLSLSHRVQPFRPGEKILLAAAGAGLSGGALVIGI
- a CDS encoding MFS transporter — its product is MQSENNTHLPASATLAPFRNPVFRSIWTATQISSLGWLVQTVAISWLMATISASDLMVALVQAASTLPVFLLSIVAGAIADNFSRRWVMFAGHCLIALASTTLMISVGLGFASPWLILALGFLAGCGFALNDPAWHASVGDILHKRDIPAAVTLMSVGYNIVRSVGPALGGVVLAFLGPLAAFALAALSDLAPLTAIWRTRWNVRTSPLPRERMTMAIHDGVRFTVMSLEIRAAIARATLFGLASISILALLPLFVRDQLKSGPIIYGILLAGFGMGAFIAGMSNSFLRRITSQNRLVSFASVACAACCLSLALTSSVPVAAVSLALGGAGWLITWTGIDVSVQLASPRWVVGRTLSIYYALSAGGMAAGSWIWGTVAQNYSLGWALEGAAGALLLVAAAGMLFPVGPWEETDQESSDFRPPELALDLKPRSGPIVVKVEYRIPEENIETFLGYMRARRHVQSRAGARNWTLQRNLQTPSIWTETFRTPTWMDFLRLNHRLTAADKEIGDHLLSLHDGEDSPHTVLSIERTTEAARTRSPTLFSRPPR